In the genome of Danio rerio strain Tuebingen ecotype United States chromosome 23, GRCz12tu, whole genome shotgun sequence, one region contains:
- the rprd1b gene encoding regulation of nuclear pre-mRNA domain-containing protein 1B isoform X3, giving the protein MSSFSESALEKKLSELSNSQQSVQTLSLWIIHHRKHAALIVRVWHRELKKAKSSRKLTFLYLANDVIQNSKKKGPEFAKDFEGVLIDACSHVARDGDDGCKKQMDRLLTIWQERNLYRPDFIQQLKLTIDDSESPKHKTADDRKNLKRSYQKVQEEEEEEDDDYRGHYSPRETDAAAPQLTEDLVKALQDLENAASGDAAVRQKIASLPQEVQDVSLLEKITADKQAADKLSKTVDEACLLLAEYNGRLAAELEDRRQLARMLTEYIQSQKDALNEREKKLEEYKQKLARVTQVRKELKSHIQSLPDLSLLPNVTGGLAPLPSAGDLFSTD; this is encoded by the exons ATGTCGTCTTTCTCCGAGTCTGCGCTGGAGAAGAAACTGTCTGAACTGAGTAACTCCCAGCAGAGCGTCCAGACTCTGTCTCTGTGGATCATTCACCATCGCAAACATGCAGCGCTCATCGTGCGCGTCTGGCACAGAGAGCTGAAGAAGG CTAAAAGCAGCAGGAAGTTGACGTTCTTGTATCTGGCCAATGATGTGATTCAGAACAGTAAGAAAAAGGGTCCAGAGTTCGCAAAAGACTTCGAAGGCGTCCTGATTGATGCCTGTTCACACGTGGCCAG AGATGGAGACGACGGCTGTAAGAAACAGATGGATAGATTGTTGACTATCTGGCAGGAGAGAAACCTTTATCGTCCAGACTTCATCCAGCAGCTCAAACTGACCATCGACGACTCCGAAAGTCCCAAACACAAAACCGCAG ATGACAGAAAAAACTTGAAGCGGAGCTACCAGAAGGTccaggaggaagaagaggaggaagatgATGATTACAGAGGTCATTACTCTCCCCGCGAGACAGACGCAGCCGCTCCACAGCTG ACGGAGGACCTGGTGAAAGCTCTGCAGGATCTAGAAAACGCTGCTTCAGGAGACGCCGCCGTCAGACAGAAGATCGCATCTCTTCCGCAGGAGGTGCAGGACGTCTCTCTGCTGGAGAAGATAACAG CAGATAAACAGGCAGCAGATAAGCTGTCAAAGACGGTGGACGAGGCCTGTCTGCTGCTGGCTGAATATAATGGACGTCTGGCCGCGGAGCTGGAGGACCGCAGACAACTGGCCCGAATGCTGACCGAATACATACAGAGCCAGAAAGACGCGCTCAACGAAAGAGAGAAGAAGCTGGAG GAATACAAGCAGAAACTGGCTCGTGTCACACAAGTGAGGAAGGAGCTGAAATCACACATCCAGAGTCTTCCAGATCTTTCTCTGCTCCCGAATGTGACGGGCGGCCTGGCTCCGCTGCCGTCTGCTGGAGATCTGTTTTCCACCGACTGA
- the rprd1b gene encoding regulation of nuclear pre-mRNA domain-containing protein 1B isoform X4 yields the protein MSSFSESALEKKLSELSNSQQSVQTLSLWIIHHRKHAALIVRVWHRELKKAKSSRKLTFLYLANDVIQNSKKKGPEFAKDFEGVLIDACSHVARDGDDGCKKQMDRLLTIWQERNLYRPDFIQQLKLTIDDSESPKHKTADDRKNLKRSYQKVQEEEEEEDDDYRGHYSPRETDAAAPQLTEDLVKALQDLENAASGDAAVRQKIASLPQEVQDVSLLEKITDKQAADKLSKTVDEACLLLAEYNGRLAAELEDRRQLARMLTEYIQSQKDALNEREKKLEEYKQKLARVTQVRKELKSHIQSLPDLSLLPNVTGGLAPLPSAGDLFSTD from the exons ATGTCGTCTTTCTCCGAGTCTGCGCTGGAGAAGAAACTGTCTGAACTGAGTAACTCCCAGCAGAGCGTCCAGACTCTGTCTCTGTGGATCATTCACCATCGCAAACATGCAGCGCTCATCGTGCGCGTCTGGCACAGAGAGCTGAAGAAGG CTAAAAGCAGCAGGAAGTTGACGTTCTTGTATCTGGCCAATGATGTGATTCAGAACAGTAAGAAAAAGGGTCCAGAGTTCGCAAAAGACTTCGAAGGCGTCCTGATTGATGCCTGTTCACACGTGGCCAG AGATGGAGACGACGGCTGTAAGAAACAGATGGATAGATTGTTGACTATCTGGCAGGAGAGAAACCTTTATCGTCCAGACTTCATCCAGCAGCTCAAACTGACCATCGACGACTCCGAAAGTCCCAAACACAAAACCGCAG ATGACAGAAAAAACTTGAAGCGGAGCTACCAGAAGGTccaggaggaagaagaggaggaagatgATGATTACAGAGGTCATTACTCTCCCCGCGAGACAGACGCAGCCGCTCCACAGCTG ACGGAGGACCTGGTGAAAGCTCTGCAGGATCTAGAAAACGCTGCTTCAGGAGACGCCGCCGTCAGACAGAAGATCGCATCTCTTCCGCAGGAGGTGCAGGACGTCTCTCTGCTGGAGAAGATAACAG ATAAACAGGCAGCAGATAAGCTGTCAAAGACGGTGGACGAGGCCTGTCTGCTGCTGGCTGAATATAATGGACGTCTGGCCGCGGAGCTGGAGGACCGCAGACAACTGGCCCGAATGCTGACCGAATACATACAGAGCCAGAAAGACGCGCTCAACGAAAGAGAGAAGAAGCTGGAG GAATACAAGCAGAAACTGGCTCGTGTCACACAAGTGAGGAAGGAGCTGAAATCACACATCCAGAGTCTTCCAGATCTTTCTCTGCTCCCGAATGTGACGGGCGGCCTGGCTCCGCTGCCGTCTGCTGGAGATCTGTTTTCCACCGACTGA
- the rprd1b gene encoding regulation of nuclear pre-mRNA domain-containing protein 1B isoform X2: MSSFSESALEKKLSELSNSQQSVQTLSLWIIHHRKHAALIVRVWHRELKKAKSSRKLTFLYLANDVIQNSKKKGPEFAKDFEGVLIDACSHVARDGDDGCKKQMDRLLTIWQERNLYRPDFIQQLKLTIDDSESPKHKTAGQRNADDRKNLKRSYQKVQEEEEEEDDDYRGHYSPRETDAAAPQLTEDLVKALQDLENAASGDAAVRQKIASLPQEVQDVSLLEKITDKQAADKLSKTVDEACLLLAEYNGRLAAELEDRRQLARMLTEYIQSQKDALNEREKKLEEYKQKLARVTQVRKELKSHIQSLPDLSLLPNVTGGLAPLPSAGDLFSTD; the protein is encoded by the exons ATGTCGTCTTTCTCCGAGTCTGCGCTGGAGAAGAAACTGTCTGAACTGAGTAACTCCCAGCAGAGCGTCCAGACTCTGTCTCTGTGGATCATTCACCATCGCAAACATGCAGCGCTCATCGTGCGCGTCTGGCACAGAGAGCTGAAGAAGG CTAAAAGCAGCAGGAAGTTGACGTTCTTGTATCTGGCCAATGATGTGATTCAGAACAGTAAGAAAAAGGGTCCAGAGTTCGCAAAAGACTTCGAAGGCGTCCTGATTGATGCCTGTTCACACGTGGCCAG AGATGGAGACGACGGCTGTAAGAAACAGATGGATAGATTGTTGACTATCTGGCAGGAGAGAAACCTTTATCGTCCAGACTTCATCCAGCAGCTCAAACTGACCATCGACGACTCCGAAAGTCCCAAACACAAAACCGCAGGTCAGAGAAATGCAG ATGACAGAAAAAACTTGAAGCGGAGCTACCAGAAGGTccaggaggaagaagaggaggaagatgATGATTACAGAGGTCATTACTCTCCCCGCGAGACAGACGCAGCCGCTCCACAGCTG ACGGAGGACCTGGTGAAAGCTCTGCAGGATCTAGAAAACGCTGCTTCAGGAGACGCCGCCGTCAGACAGAAGATCGCATCTCTTCCGCAGGAGGTGCAGGACGTCTCTCTGCTGGAGAAGATAACAG ATAAACAGGCAGCAGATAAGCTGTCAAAGACGGTGGACGAGGCCTGTCTGCTGCTGGCTGAATATAATGGACGTCTGGCCGCGGAGCTGGAGGACCGCAGACAACTGGCCCGAATGCTGACCGAATACATACAGAGCCAGAAAGACGCGCTCAACGAAAGAGAGAAGAAGCTGGAG GAATACAAGCAGAAACTGGCTCGTGTCACACAAGTGAGGAAGGAGCTGAAATCACACATCCAGAGTCTTCCAGATCTTTCTCTGCTCCCGAATGTGACGGGCGGCCTGGCTCCGCTGCCGTCTGCTGGAGATCTGTTTTCCACCGACTGA
- the rprd1b gene encoding regulation of nuclear pre-mRNA domain-containing protein 1B isoform X1, which produces MSSFSESALEKKLSELSNSQQSVQTLSLWIIHHRKHAALIVRVWHRELKKAKSSRKLTFLYLANDVIQNSKKKGPEFAKDFEGVLIDACSHVARDGDDGCKKQMDRLLTIWQERNLYRPDFIQQLKLTIDDSESPKHKTAGQRNADDRKNLKRSYQKVQEEEEEEDDDYRGHYSPRETDAAAPQLTEDLVKALQDLENAASGDAAVRQKIASLPQEVQDVSLLEKITADKQAADKLSKTVDEACLLLAEYNGRLAAELEDRRQLARMLTEYIQSQKDALNEREKKLEEYKQKLARVTQVRKELKSHIQSLPDLSLLPNVTGGLAPLPSAGDLFSTD; this is translated from the exons ATGTCGTCTTTCTCCGAGTCTGCGCTGGAGAAGAAACTGTCTGAACTGAGTAACTCCCAGCAGAGCGTCCAGACTCTGTCTCTGTGGATCATTCACCATCGCAAACATGCAGCGCTCATCGTGCGCGTCTGGCACAGAGAGCTGAAGAAGG CTAAAAGCAGCAGGAAGTTGACGTTCTTGTATCTGGCCAATGATGTGATTCAGAACAGTAAGAAAAAGGGTCCAGAGTTCGCAAAAGACTTCGAAGGCGTCCTGATTGATGCCTGTTCACACGTGGCCAG AGATGGAGACGACGGCTGTAAGAAACAGATGGATAGATTGTTGACTATCTGGCAGGAGAGAAACCTTTATCGTCCAGACTTCATCCAGCAGCTCAAACTGACCATCGACGACTCCGAAAGTCCCAAACACAAAACCGCAGGTCAGAGAAATGCAG ATGACAGAAAAAACTTGAAGCGGAGCTACCAGAAGGTccaggaggaagaagaggaggaagatgATGATTACAGAGGTCATTACTCTCCCCGCGAGACAGACGCAGCCGCTCCACAGCTG ACGGAGGACCTGGTGAAAGCTCTGCAGGATCTAGAAAACGCTGCTTCAGGAGACGCCGCCGTCAGACAGAAGATCGCATCTCTTCCGCAGGAGGTGCAGGACGTCTCTCTGCTGGAGAAGATAACAG CAGATAAACAGGCAGCAGATAAGCTGTCAAAGACGGTGGACGAGGCCTGTCTGCTGCTGGCTGAATATAATGGACGTCTGGCCGCGGAGCTGGAGGACCGCAGACAACTGGCCCGAATGCTGACCGAATACATACAGAGCCAGAAAGACGCGCTCAACGAAAGAGAGAAGAAGCTGGAG GAATACAAGCAGAAACTGGCTCGTGTCACACAAGTGAGGAAGGAGCTGAAATCACACATCCAGAGTCTTCCAGATCTTTCTCTGCTCCCGAATGTGACGGGCGGCCTGGCTCCGCTGCCGTCTGCTGGAGATCTGTTTTCCACCGACTGA